Sequence from the Exiguobacterium aurantiacum genome:
TTTATGAGCAGCCGCGTGAAGCGGTGGCGACGACACCCCAGTTGATCGTCCGGAAACTATTCGATAGCCGGGATTGTGATGTCGAGTCGGGACGCCTCGTCGGTACATACGTGCGACCGGACGGCACGTCGTGGGCTTGGACGCTCAAACAGATCAATCAAAACTTGGTCATGGTCGGAGACGAGGGAGGGAATTTACTATTCTTAAGAGGAATCGAGACGTATCGGGTCGAACCGGTAGGAGAAGGCTTTCGCATCCAGTGGATCGATGCGACCGGTCCACGCGAGAAGAACGTGATGTGCATGCGCGCGGGTACTTTGTGATGTCGACGTTAATCGTGTTGACATGGTTACTCGGCGGGGCGATGTTTTGGTATACTGATATGGAACGAACGACCGAACGGCTCGCGCTCGATATTTTGGCGGTCCGCTTCGAATCGCATGTCATGGTCGCCAAACGGTCTTGTGGGTCGACAGCCGTAACGGTGCCGAAACCGACCGGCACAATCAACTGCCGGCCGCTCGGTGACGGGACTGTCGAGGTCGATATTCGCCTCGATACCGGAGAACGACATAAAGAGGTGATTTATTTCGATGACTAAACCGTTTTACATCATCGGGTTTATGGGTACAGGTAAATCAAGCTTAAAACGATATCTTGAAAAATCGAATCACGTCGTCGATTTGGATGAGCTGTTCGAAGTGCATGTACGGATGGACATCCCGACATATTTTGAGCGTCACGGGGAAGAGGCGTTTCGCCTGCAAGAAAGTAAGCTCTTGCGACATGCGAATGCCGCGTATATCGTGACCGGCGGCGGAATCGTCGAACGGGACGAAAATCTCGCTTGGATGCGAGAGCACGGCACCGTCATCGCGCTCGATTTACCGTACGAGATGTGTTGGGACCGAATCAAAGATTCGGACCGGCCCCTTGTTCGCCACGGTAAAGCGGCCGTCGAAACGTTATACGAGCGGCGCCGTCCACTCTATGCGCGTGCGGACCACGTGCTCGACGCCTCGCTCAGCACCGAAGCGATTGCACACACTTTATATCGGTTGAAGGAGGAAGATACATGATTTGGATCAATCTAGGCATCATCGTGCTCGCACTAGTCGGACTCGGCTTGTATGGGTTCTTATTGTACCGTAACAAAATGAAGACAGACGTACGCCGCGTCACCCGTTTGACGGAGCGCTTTAAAATTCGTGCGAATGTCATCCAAGGTCTCGTCAATGAGATCAAGCAACACGTCGATACGGTCAACGACTCCGTGAAGCAGATGAAGGCGTATTCCGTTAAAGTGAAAGACGAGACGATGGAGTTGAAACAGGCGACCTTGGGGCTGACGAAAGAAATTAAGCGCACCGCTGGAATCGAACGCCCAGACGTTTCCACTGAGACAAAACTATGAAATAATGAGGATGAAAACGTTTTCGTTTTCCATCCTCTTTATTTTTGCCTATTTTGGCTAGGCAGAGCCAGGGAAAATTGATAAAGTGGAATAGAAAACGAAATATTTCACGAATTACATTATTTACGTTCGGGATTGGGGGATAATATGGAGAAAGTATCGTTAAAACGTACGCCTTTATATGATTTGATTTCCGTAAAGGCGAAGATGGTGGATTTTGCGGGGTTTGAGATGCCGATTATGTTCTCGTCGATTAAAGAAGAGCATCAAGCGGTTCGCAACAATGTCGGCATGTTTGACGTGTCGCACATGGGGGAGATTCGGATCGAAGGGCCGGGTGCGCTCGAGAACGTGCAACGTCTCGTCACGAATGACGTCACGAAATTACAAATTGGCCAGGCACAATACAACTTGTTCTGCCTGCCGAACGGCGGTGTCGTCGACGACCTGCTCGTCTATCGACTCGATGAAGACGCATTTTGGCTCGTCGTCAACGCCTCGAATATCGAAAAAGACGTGGCGCACGTCCAACAGTACGTGACTGGTGACGTCACGGTGACGGATGAGTCGGACGCCTATGGTCAAATTGCCATCCAAGGACCGATGGCTGAACAAGTGCTCAGTCGTTTGACGGACTTGCCGCTGGCCGACATCAAGTTTTTCCGGTTCATGACCGGCGACGTGGCGGGCGTGTCGACGATCGTCTCGCGCAGTGGTTATACGGGGGAGGACGGGTTTGAACTCTACGCCCGGGCCGAGGACGTGGCCGCAATCTGGTCGGCGTTAGAAGTCGAAGGCGTCACGCCATGCGGGCTCGGCTCGCGTGACACGCTCCGGTTTGAAGCGTGCCTTCCGCTCTATGGGCACGAGCTCGATGAGACGGTCACCCCGTTCGAGGCAAACTTGAACTTTGCCGTCAAACTCGACACCGATTTTATCGGCAAGGATGCCCTCGTGAAGCAAAAAGAAGACATCCCGCGCCGTTTGATCGGCTTGCGTCTGCTCGGGCGCGGCATTGCCCGTCAAGGGGCGACGGTCGAAGTTGACGGGGAGGCGATTGGCGTTGTCACGACCGGTACGATGCCGCCGACAGTGAACGAATCAATCGCCTGGGCGCGCGTCGACCGTCGTTTCGCGGAAGCGACACATTTTATCATTGAAGTTCGGGGTAAAAAAATAGAAGCCGAACGTGTACCGACACCGTTTTATAAACGTAAAT
This genomic interval carries:
- a CDS encoding prepilin-type N-terminal cleavage/methylation domain-containing protein, with product MQSSRVDAQKYAMGTCVSRRFEQGFTLLEVSFTLLLIPLFVGLAVHFLALGQAFYEQPREAVATTPQLIVRKLFDSRDCDVESGRLVGTYVRPDGTSWAWTLKQINQNLVMVGDEGGNLLFLRGIETYRVEPVGEGFRIQWIDATGPREKNVMCMRAGTL
- a CDS encoding shikimate kinase; protein product: MTKPFYIIGFMGTGKSSLKRYLEKSNHVVDLDELFEVHVRMDIPTYFERHGEEAFRLQESKLLRHANAAYIVTGGGIVERDENLAWMREHGTVIALDLPYEMCWDRIKDSDRPLVRHGKAAVETLYERRRPLYARADHVLDASLSTEAIAHTLYRLKEEDT
- the gcvT gene encoding glycine cleavage system aminomethyltransferase GcvT, whose protein sequence is MEKVSLKRTPLYDLISVKAKMVDFAGFEMPIMFSSIKEEHQAVRNNVGMFDVSHMGEIRIEGPGALENVQRLVTNDVTKLQIGQAQYNLFCLPNGGVVDDLLVYRLDEDAFWLVVNASNIEKDVAHVQQYVTGDVTVTDESDAYGQIAIQGPMAEQVLSRLTDLPLADIKFFRFMTGDVAGVSTIVSRSGYTGEDGFELYARAEDVAAIWSALEVEGVTPCGLGSRDTLRFEACLPLYGHELDETVTPFEANLNFAVKLDTDFIGKDALVKQKEDIPRRLIGLRLLGRGIARQGATVEVDGEAIGVVTTGTMPPTVNESIAWARVDRRFAEATHFIIEVRGKKIEAERVPTPFYKRK